CTCGGCAGGCGGCCGAGAAGCGTCACTGCAAGTGCAGCGGCCTTCGGCCATCCGCCGAACGGCCGTCCTGCAGGGAAGAAGACATCAAACCGCCGGCCGCATGCCTCTTGAAGACCGGAAGTCGCTTCCGGTCGGCCGCCGAAGGCCTTTCTTTCACTCAGCCGCGGGCTTCAGCCCTCGGCGGTCGCTCCGTCGAACCCAACCACCGCCCGGCGCTCAAGCACCGGGCTGAGAAATAGCAAGCCCGGTAAACCGGGCTATTCCTCCAAACGCCTTCGCGTCATGACACAGCCGCAGCAGCACTTTCAGCTCCTCGACCTCTTCACGCAGCGCGAGCAGCACCGGCGTCTTATGCCGCCGCGTATTGGCGCGCACCACCAGCCGCAGCACCCGCCGCGAGCCGTCCCGCAGGTCCTGCCCGACCCTTCGATACGCTCGCTTGCGCTCTCTACTCAGGGTGAGCGGCGGCCGATTGCCCGAGGCCGCGGGCCGTATCGAGGGGACGCTCGCTTGTAGACCTGTCCTGAGTAGCGTAGCGCGTATCGAAGGACCGGCAGGTGTTCGGTCTGCGCCATCAGCCCGCTGGGAAAAATTTCTTTGAGGAGGGCTCACGCCCTCCCCAAAAACAAAGAAGGAACAAAAAGAAGAAACAAATGGTCGAAGTGACGAATGACCAAATGATCGATCACAAGCTGCCGCGTACGGCTCGGACGTAGAAGTTGAACGACTCGCTGCCGATGTCGACGCTGCCATCGCCGAAGTACACGAGCCACGCGTAGCCCGGATAATAGGGAACGTAACTCGTAGCGGACCAGTAGTCGTTGAACTGCGTGGGACCGAATGTCCCATCGATACACGGGGTCAACCCGCAGATGCATCTGGGTCCTTCTCCGGTTCCCGTGCACGTGAAGCCCACCACCGTCGTCTGCAGCTCCGCCAGCGTCGGCAGCCGCCAG
The DNA window shown above is from Candidatus Binatia bacterium and carries:
- a CDS encoding DUF1566 domain-containing protein, with product MASLNGGSGFAGANDWRLPTLAELQTTVVGFTCTGTGEGPRCICGLTPCIDGTFGPTQFNDYWSATSYVPYYPGYAWLVYFGDGSVDIGSESFNFYVRAVRGSL